A region from the Arvicola amphibius chromosome 12, mArvAmp1.2, whole genome shotgun sequence genome encodes:
- the LOC119802994 gene encoding putative sperm motility kinase W, producing the protein MANNMEEDTLEKDFKILLSLGCGAFGEVMLACHLPTQTRVAVKVLEKNTNSVTDISTEVNILQSLEHRNIVRFFHMIDTLTTTYVIMEYVAGEDLESCLRALGCLEEEEARAIFRQVASAVHFLHQRRIAHRDIKLENILVDAAGNAKLCDFGMAIETTEGQMLEEICGSLLYWAPEILARKPYDGLAGDMWSLGIVLYTLVTGHFPYVETTMEAMHRLITTTMCPIPYHLSKPCHIIIARLLMVPTWYRITICQLVERPWLGPIQEHVPPATKELLPRVVEAMCTIGYTCEEIVSSLKHRQPNNLIATMNIIKYNLSCGDSHMQNKTWLNVTHAAPLSLPVALNRRASEPALPAGNTQLHKEGLEERVKRCRSCTTLKRSCSLEVMPCSGNTFPEKDAFMADVINSTPENTADNRNSVGSLPGNLCYPESTLDGTFTGFVNMGFTEEPSMEEGMPSDQSQVAPTISGSRPIRGWKLVRKRISQALRALCCCSCCCLRLPTPL; encoded by the coding sequence ATGGCCAACAACATGGAAGAGGACACTCTTGAAAAGGATTTCAAGATCCTACTATCCCTAGGCTGTGGTGCATTCGGGGAGGTGATGCTGGCCTGCCACCTGCCCACTCAAACACGAGTGGCTGTCAAGGTGCTTGAGAAGAACACCAACAGTGTGACTGACATCAGCACTGAAGTAAACATCCTTCAGTCTTTAGAACACAGGAACATTGTTCGATTTTTTCACATGATCGACACGCTGACAACCACGTACGTGATCATGGAGTATGTGGCAGGAGAAGATCTAGAGAGCTGCCTCAGGGCACTGGGCTgtctagaggaggaggaggccagagCGATTTTCCGGCAGGTTGCATCAGCAGTGCACTTCCTCCACCAAAGACGCATCGCACATCGAGAcattaaattagaaaacatcCTAGTCGATGCAGCAGGCAATGCAAAGCTTTGTGACTTTGGTATGGCAATTGAAACCACAGAGGGGCAGATGTTGGAGGAGATCTGTGGCTCCTTGCTCTATTGGGCCCCAGAGATCTTGGCAAGGAAACCGTACGATGGACTGGCAGGTGATATGTGGAGCCTGGGCATCGTCCTATACACCCTGGTCACAGGGCATTTTCCATACGTAGAAACCACCATGGAAGCTATGCACAGGCTCATCACCACCACGATGTGTCCCATTCCTTACCATTTATCAAAACCCTGCCATATTATAATTGCGAGATTACTCATGGTCCCCACCTGGTACAGAATAACAATATGCCAGCTTGTGGAACGACCATGGCTGGGCCCCATTCAAGAGCATGTACCACCTGCCACTAAGGAACTCCTTCCCAGGGTCGTGGAGGCTATGTGTACTATCGGCTATACCTGTGAAGAGATTGTTTCTTCCCTAAAGCACAGGCAGCCAAATAATTTAATAGCCACCATGAATATCATCAAATACAACCTGAGCTGTGGAGATAGCCATATGCAAAATAAGACCTGGTTAAATGTGACCCATGCAGCTCCCCTTAGCCTCCCTGTTGCCTTGAACAGGAGAGCTAGTGAACCAGCTCTTCCTGCTGGGAACACGCAGCTACACAAAGAGGGTTTGGAAGAAAGGGTCAAGAGGTGCAGAAGCTGTACCACACTCAAAAGATCCTGCAGCCTGGAGGTGATGCCGTGTTCAGGTAACACATTCCCAGAAAAAGATGCCTTTATGGCTGATGTCATCAACTCTACTCCAGAGAACACTGCAGACAACAGGAATTCAGTTGGCAGTCTGCCTGGCAATCTCTGCTACCCAGAATCAACTCTGGATGGAACTTTCACCGGGTTTGTGAACATGGGCTTCACAGAGGAACCATCCATGGAGGAAGGCATGCCCAGTGACCAGTCCCAGGTGGCACCCACAATATCTGGGTCCAGGCCAATACGAGGCTGGAAACTGGTGAGGAAGCGAATTTCCCAGGCACTGAGAGCActgtgctgctgcagctgctgctgccttcGTCTGCCCACACCCCTGTGA